acctcaatacaatgatctcatgagctgctttacatgattgagattcatctgagttttgtatcactactatctatgtgctactctagtgatgtgttattaaagtagttctattcctcctgcacgtgtgtaaaggtgacagtgtgtgcaccgtgttagtacttggtttatgctatgatcatgatctcttgtagattatggagttaactattgctatgatattattgatgtgatctattcctcctacatatgcatgaaggtgacagtgtgcatgctatgctagtactcggtttagtctgttgatctatcttacactaaaggttacttaaacatgagcattattgtggagcttgttaactccggcattgagggttcgtgtaatcctacgcaatgtgttcatcatccaacaaaagtgtagagtatgcatttatctgttctgttatgtgatcaatgttgagagtgtccactagtgaaagtgtaatccctaggccttgttcctaaatactgctgagttactactgcttgtttactgttttactgtgttactactgctgcaataccaccaccatcaattacgcgccaagcacttttctggcaccgttgctactgctcatacttattcataccacctgtatttcactatctcttcgccgaactagtgcacctattaggtgtgttggggacacaagagacttcttgctttgtggttgcagggttgcatgagagggatatctttgacctcttcctccctgagttcgataaaccttgggtatccacttaagggaaacttgctgctgttctacaaacctctgctcttggaggcccaacactgtctacaggaaaggagggggaacgtagacatcactgctCCATCCTCCTCTGGTTGTCCGCCGCCTACTGCCGTTCGCCGCCGGCCGCTCCGTCGCCGGCCGTTCCCCCGCCCTCCGCCCATagtggctcgtggttttcagcaggagcatggccgtgactatgatgagacttttgcccctgtggctcatatgaccattgtgcgtactcttcttgctgttgcttctgttcgacCCTGGTCTCTGTCCCAGCTCGATGTTCAGAattcttttcttaatggcgagttgagtgaggaggtttacatgcagcctcctcctgggtattctgttcccgatgggatggtttgtcgtcttcgacgttctctctatggtctcaaacaggcccctcgtgcctggtttgagcgtttcgcctctgtggtgactgctgctggtttctctcctagttttcatgatccagcacttttcgttcacacttcttctcgtggacgcactcttcttctctatgttgatgatatgatcattactggtgatgatcctgagtatattgcctttgtcaaggctcgtcttcgagattagtttcttatgactgatcttggtcctcttcgctgttttcttggcattgaggtttcttCCACTTCTGAtgtcttttctatctctcaggaaaagtatattcaggatcttcttgcccgTGCtgttcttggggatgagcgcacggttgatactcctatggagcttaatgttaagcttcgtcctactgatggtgatcctcttcctgatcccactcgttatcgccatcttgttgggagtcttgtttatcttgctgtcactcgtcctgatatttcttatcctgttcatattctgagtcagtttgtctcagctcctaccactgttcactacagtcatctcctctgaagggattcgtagcatagaaaacaaaaaaattctaccgcgagaacgaaaaacaagccaagatgcaatctagaagatgggagcaacgagaagatcatgagactaaccctcgaagatttccaaagcctacgagattagatcttgttgttgctgtagtcgatcacttgccgctttcgaaagcgcgtagaagatcttgacggtgccacagtcgggcagcacctccgtactcggtcacacgttcggtgttgatgacgacgtccttctccccgttccagcgggcagcggaagtagtagatcctcctcggaatcccggcagcacgacggcgtggtggcggtggtggtggagatctccggcagggcttcgcctaagcgtttgcgggagaggtggaggaggaggggcggctagggtttgtgagaggggacgccggctagggcagccttgaggggtgcggccaactcatggcttggagtggccggccccctccccttgttcttcattatataggtggaaatccccaagtgttggtatccaaatcttagaataagacccgaaaccaaaacctaccaaagggacaaaacctacccaaggggggaatcctactcaaggtgggactcccaccccttccttgggggggggggggggggttagccggccacctttggggagtccacctgggactcctcctccttagggttggccggccatgcaaggtggagtccctccgggactccactttccatggtgatttcttccggacttttctagaaccttccataaatgcaccggatcattttcaaacttataaaatgacttcctatatatgaatcttattctccggaccattccggaactcctcgtgatgtcctggatcccatccgagattccgaacaaaactttgaactccattccatattccatatctacttaaacgacatcaaaccttaagtgtgtcaccctacggttcgtgaactatgcagacatggttgagacttctctccgaccaataaccaatagcgggatctggagatccataatggctcccacatattcaacgataacttagtgatcgattgaaccatttacatacgataccgattccctttgtcacgcgatattttacttgtccgaggtttgatcatcggtatctctatacctcgttcaaccttgtctcctgacaagtactctttactcgtaccgtggtatgtcatctcttatgaaccattcatatgcttgcaagctaattagacgacattccaccgagagggcccagagtatatctatccgtcattgggatggacaatatcccactcttgatccatatgcctcaactcatactttccgaatacttaatcccacctttataaccaccgatttacgcagtggtgtttgatgtaatcaaagtacccttccggcataagtgatttacatgatctcatggtcgaaggactaggtaactatgtatcgaaagcttatagcaaatgaacttaatgacgtgatcttatgctacgcttaattgggtgtgtccattacatcattcatcaatgacataaccttgttattaataacatccaatgttcatgatcatgaaacgatgatcatctattaatcaacaagctagttatacaagaggcttactagggactccttgttgttcacataacacacatgtatcaatgtttcggttaatacaattatagcatggtatgtaaacattatcataaacacaaagatatattataataaccattttattattgcctcttgggcatatctccaacatcctccgtgttcttcgttatcttcgtgacacgatcactcgtcgccttttctctccccgttccagctctctccagctccagtgctactcgaatgctacgtgggcgagtgatcctacggatcgtcgttcactttctgcttactgtgtgtttcttggtggttcgcttgttgcttggaagacgaagaaacaggtagcagtttcccgttcgagtgttgaggctgagttgcgggctatgactttgttgattgctgaggtgacctggttacggtggttgcttgcagattttggggtctctgttacgacacccactccacttttgtctgacagtacaggtgctatcagtattgcacgtgatccggtacagcatgagctgaccaagcatattggtgttgatgctttttatacacgtgctcaggtgcaggatgaggttgttgcggttcattatgtgccttcagatttgcagttggcggattttttacgaaggcacagacttGAGCGCATCAtgacttcttactctccaaactcagtgttgtggatccaccatgagtttgaggggaggtgttagatgtatatatctgtattaTAGTTTCCTCATAtcttagggggcttcctgcatatttgcacctgtacatgtactatatattgtggcctttgcccCCTGATAATATAACAAGTATATTGTCCTAACATAGATGATAtggcacttggcttatagccagcagctggctacACTATTGAAATTGCTCTAATAGCCCCCATGATTCTTTATCAATTAACTGGGCAATCAAAACTTTTTATTCAGAAATAAGCAATCTATTGTCTTGTTATAAAAAATAGAGTTcagagttttcaaaaaaaaaaaaacccttcATGTTTTTTACCTAAAAAAAATAGAGTTCAGAGTTGAGCAGATTGCTTGCAGCTTCTCCCTCTGCACTCTAACTTTAATGAGTAAAGTATGCTTTTTGCAGAAGCAAATGGAATTTTCTCTGTTGGGCAACTAAAGCGCGGGAGCCAGAATCTCGAACGACACAATTATGGTGCAAAGCTCCGTCCCTTTAACAAGGAGACGCTTTGTTCCTTGCGTATGGCTCCTCGAAGCACACAGTAAACGACCTAGTGCCTGGACCATCAATAGTGCCGTACGTCCTCTTCGTCGGAGGCCGGCACAACGACTTTGCCATGCATGCATGATACACGCATACGTGCTTCCGTTTACACGATCCGTACCGAACAAGCTCGACCGGCGGCGATCCTTGCCGTCGCTCCGACGCCAAACTCGCACAAACTTTCGCCCAGAATAATGGCGTAGCCCCGGGAAGGGGAGGACCACCACGCTGGCCAGTGCCCACTACATACCGTCGCTAGCATGCCTAAATACAGTGGCAATGTCATTCGCGCGTACAGGCGGCGCGATAATACTGTAGTGCTGCAATGGAGAGCTCGAGAGAAATCGTCGACGGTGGCGGAAACGACGACGACGTGGGTGACGTACTGGCGCGATACAGCCTCGACGTGAGCGCCGGCTGCGGCGGGCGGCGGAGCACGCTGCTGGACGAGTACGAGCGGCTGGCGTTCGAGGCGCAACTCAACAGCGCCATCTTGCGCCGGTGCTACTCCGAGCCCAGCCCGGTCAGGTTCGCCCATCCTTCCGCCGGCGTGTCGCCGGCGGCGCCGGCTCAGTGGACCGGAGGAGAGGCGCAACGGGATGAGCCTGCGGCCGCCGGGAAGTCGTGGCGTCTCCTCGAGCTGGTGGCTAAGTGGCTCGAGATGTTGAAGACGGTGCTCTGGTGGCTCGGGAGCGTGTGGGAGCGGCGCCGTTGGAAGGAGCAGGACACGCGACGACGCCCGCCAGCGACGGTGCCACGGGTTCAGTTGCAGGACTACCTGTGTTAGTGCTTTCTTTTGAACAAGTAGTTACACTTACACTGTCTTGTCTCTGAAAGTGCCTGTGTAcgattttttcctttttctgttgttATTTGAAAGAGATTTCTTTTTCGGTTCGTATATCTTAGAACGGAACTGTGGAACTTCGTTTGCCTACTTGAATGCCCGTGCATTTCTATGCGCATTTCTATGGCCTCTATTTTATTATGCAACACCTCAGTATAATAAATGGAAAAATTATATGTATGAAACTAGATCAGCAATATATTTCTAAGAGCCCACAGGATTGTACCTCATTTGAAATATTTTTCAACAAAATACATCGATTGAATGTGAAAATAAGCAGTCGACCAGTTTTTTTATCAACTAATATCTATCCTTGATGCTTCTTAGATATTGTCGTACATAGTGATATTGTCTTCTGCTTCAGTGGTGGAGCTCTATTCGGCGGCAGGAGATGGAGGAGGTGGCGTAGAGAAGGGGATGGTAGTCGAGCCCATTTGTAAATTAGGCCGGTAGTTGTAAAGATCTTTGTTAGTGTTGGACGTGAGTTACAGTACCCTGTCTCAAATTAGATCAAATTTGTCTTATACATTAAAACATGTAAACATGTATATAAGCGTATGTAGATAAATCTGGGACATGTAATTGAGACAGAGTATATCTGCCATGGGTAGACCGGCCCGGCCAGCTCGGCCCAAAAAATCCGGGCTTGGGCCAGCATGTAGGCTAGGCCTGTGCCTGATTTTCGCGGAACATGATTCACAAAACACGATGCAACCATGATAGATGTTTTTTTTCGATCAAGGAGCATAActccagcctctgcatccaaaagATGCACGATGTGAGCGGGGGATGAGGTGGGGTGCGCATGAACTCGTTCTCTTTTCACTCAGGGCTTGTTTGATTCGCAGGATTTAACAAACGTAGGAATAGGAAAAAAATACATGAATAAGATATGAATGTACGAGGTGTAATCCTATAGAGTTTTCAAAGCACAAGAATTTCTGAAGTTGAATGTTTGATTCACAGGAATAGGAAAAACACAGGAATCCTTAAAACCATAATTAAAATAAATGTAAAAGTAAGATTAGATCATTATGATGCAACTTATGACATTTTTCTTGTTCTTTGTATGTAGGAATGTAAAAAGAGGTTTGGGTGGACTGTGGAATTCCTTTGATTTCCCTATAAAACCTAAACTAAAGGAATAATTCCTACACTTTTCCTACACTCTATTCCTTTGAATCAAATAGATGAATAGTGGCACCAAAGGAAAATTTTCTATTCCTACGATTTTCCTCCAATATTCCAATGAATAAAACAGGTCCTTGTTAGAGTTAGAACAACAATCCTTATAAGCTGCTCCAACTTTCTCAACTTGTAATGTGAGACTAAGCTTTGTCTTTCACAGCTTCCAAGTTACCGTAAAAGATAAGCCTTGAGATTTAATATATTGTAGGCTATATGGACTATTTTTTGTTGGCTACATGCCGTGTACATCAACACAATTGTCCTTGTCCATACCATTGGCATCAGGATCGAGTACCAGTTTGAGCTAGACATTCCAATCAACCACTACTAGAAAAGAGAGCTTCCGTTCGGAGGCTCTGCGAGCATCAGTCTCGGCCGCGTTACGAAACGGGACTAATGTGAGTATTAGTCATGGTTCGAACGGCTAGGACGCCGCACGGGATCAGGTTAGCATCAGTCCTGATTTGAATGGAACTTTTAGTTTCGGTTGGAGAcaccaaccaggactaaaggtaTGGTACGAATTAGGATGGCGCACGAGGGTAGGCGCAACACCCTTTAGTCCCAGTTGGTCCGCTCGAGCCGAGCCCAGCCACGTGAAGACATTTTAATCCCAGTTTGCAACACAACTGAGAATAGAAggggcctttagtcccgattgAACAGTTCCGATTGCGTAACTGTTAAAAGCATTTACCGACCGGtccatttttctactagtgaacacAATGTATAAGTCATGATTGGATAGGTAAAGAGTCACGTGTGTAGGTGCTTTGGTGCCATGTGGAACAGGAACTCGTCTTTGCCTTTGCCGGTTGCTGCACCAACATGAGAAAGTCATGCAGCAGTCCATGGCGATCTTTTCCCCTGGAAGATGGTCGTGGCGAAACTTGAGCTCCTGAGATAGTCGGCAAATGAAAGCAGAGCCGGACGAAACTGACGGGGAACTTATTCAGTTCCATCCAAGTGGTTGAACTGAACCGTCAGTCGTCCTCTACCCATCGTCGTCATCGGCCACACTCACGGTGCGAGGGCAGCTACCTGGATACAATGAGGATGAGAGGATGCGTGATTCGGGTGCGCACCGGGCGACGGCGACGGAGCTGCCGTCCGCCCGTGCAGCTAGACGTGGCGATCGTGGGGCGTTGGCGCGTCGGGGTGATCTCGGCGGTTCAACCGCCGACGCGATCGCCGTCGCGTGCGGGCGAAGGCACGCGCACGTCGCCCTGGTGGTTGGCTCGCTTGTGGATCGGTGTAGGCGCCCACGTGTCGAGGTGCCATGCCCAAGCACCAGGCAACCGGCCGACATCCGCGACCCCGGGCATGCAAGCCGCCGCGCGCCGGCGACGAAAATTCAGCAAAGCTTGTTGCTCACAGTATGTCAGTACTATGTTTTGCGGCGTCGAATCCTTACAGTGTGAGCGATCATACATTTGACGCGCGCGGCAAGTGGAGCGCCTGACGAACTGACAATCATGCATGGCAAGCCATCGCCGGAAAAATCGACATGAGCTTGCGCGCGCGGAACTGTGCTGCTGGTACCTTGTGATGCTGTAGCACCGGCAAAGGCGTTGGAAAAATCTCGGCTGCTCGATCGACCAGCTCACACGATGACCACGGCGATCGTGTCGGTCTCCGCGGGACGCTGGCTCCGTCCGCCGCCGCCCTTCGCGGGCGCGCCCTCGATGACCGGCCGCCGGCACGTGGGGCACGAGCCGTGGGACACGAGCCAGGCGTCGACGCACCGGACGTGGAACCCGTGGCCGCAGCGCGGCAGCACGCGCACCTTCTCGCCGTCCACGAACTCGCCGAGGCAGATGGCGCACACGTCGTCGATGTCCTCCCCGCCGCCCGCGCCGTACACCTCCACGGGGAGGCTCCTCAGCGCGCGCCTCTTGATGCCGCCGCTGCCGCTTCCGCGCCGCGCggacgcgccgcccgcgccggTAGCCGCTGCCGCCGCGGCTGCCCCCCGGCTGCCGTACCGGAGCGCGCACCGGGCCAGGGAGTTGAGCCCGATGGCGAAGAGCAGCGCGAAGAAGAGCGCCGCGAGGATGATCACCACGTTGGTGTCGAACGCCGAGCCGCCTCCCGCCGCGGGGCCTCCGCCGTGGTCGTCGAAGCCCAGCCCAGCCGTGCCGACGCTCGACGGTGCCGGTGCCTCCGAATCAGGACGACCCATAGTTGATGAAGCTAATTCGTGGCGATGCTCGACCGATCAGAGTTCGCCCTGCGGCCGATTGATCGATGCTTCGAGCTATTTGCGATCGACTGATGACCACCCAGCTCGCTCGATGGATGCTTTCAAGCTATTCGACTGGATTGATTCCTGCGCTATCCTTGTGAGCGTGCCTGTCACTCTCTGCTCTGTTCGTGGAGTATATATAAGAGGGCGCCTACACCATTGTTTCTGGCGTTGTTGCGCgaatgtgtgtactttgcaaaaggGCGCTCCGTCCGGCACCAAGTTGCACCCTGCTACTGGGTGAGTTGTTGCAGGGATAGGGACACGCGCGCTCGTAGATAAGCGGATACTGCGGCCGCACATACGCCTTTTGGTTGCTTTCGAGGCCGAGTTAAgatattttctttctttgtccccCCTCCATCCATAAAGAGATGCCGGTGATTTGTCTAAATTCAAATGTGGAAATTCAATCCATCTCCCGGGTGTGTATGTTCCCTCtacaaaaaaagtattttaaaatgttgaaattttttgacaattttttgacatgtacatcttcatgatATATatacgttcgtcaagtttcacgaggaattaatattttttgtggtctatgtaaaaaagaaaaaaaaattcctCTGAAAAACCTTATTTTTAGCATTGAATGTTGTTTTTTACGCACGCTACATGGcaagtcgatttttcatgaaacaactttataaacgtgtagcacgtgaagatataCATGcgatttttttgtttcaatttttaaaatttcaaaatatgtctaacatgtatttcaaaataaagggagcatatgctcccatgtgccaaaacaacaCTCTCATTCAAATATGTTTATACAGTAAATAATGTTTAGATATACTTAAATTTAGATAAGTTTGTGACATTCTTTTATGAATAGAGATAGTATATTATAGAAAAGCAAAATGCTTAGGTTGTGTTTATCAAAATAAACTCGTTTTATACAAGCTCGTTGGTGCTTATTTATACAAATAACCACCGGGGATTAACACAAGTACTATACTTGGTTTATTTTTTGTATAGTATATCCTAAACAATTTGCGGATACTGGCACGTACACCCTTTAAGTGGGTGTTCATCAAAATAAATCGGTTTTTATTTAAGCAATGATGTTTTTTATGCTCTACATCTCTATTATACAAATAAACACTAGTGCTAGACAAAATACTTGATTTATTATCGCGAGCAGTCTACTAAGAACTTTGCATTGTACATGACCTTCTGCGAGCTTTTGTTGCCTGTATGGGGGCAACACGGACCTTATGTCTGGATAGCAAACTCGCCGTCTGCCGGCGAACAAAAGCTTTAGTGCAAGTTCAGTGAGGCAATTTTCGATGACTGCTATCACTTGTCGATAGAGTTCATGAAAATCTATTGAAATACAGTCACCGAGAGTCAATACTATAGCTGATGAGTTAGCTAGGGTAGCCAAAGGTTTAATCCAAAATGATTGGACACATAAACCACCTGATGCTATTATACCTCTTCTGGTTTCAGATGTAACACATATCTCCAATGAAAAAAAGAGATGTAATTTATATTGAAAAAAGAAGATTTAGGGCAATTTCAGTTAGGCGAGACCTGTCCATTCACCAAATTTGTGGAACTGACGTGTATGTATGGACAACGAGCTGATAGCGTGAGTGTCCGCCAGACATTTGTAAATAGATGATGCATCATTAAAGTTTAGACATCCATCTACAAAAAGGCGCACACCTAAAATAACAAAAATTAAAAGAGACGACCTCTACTGTTGGCCGACCTACGTCCACTCCTCGTTGTTGCCAAGGCCTCTGTTGCCGGCGGGTTCGGCGTCATCGATCGCCGCCCGCAGCCCAAATAGCACGTTCCTATCTGCGTTGCATGGCGGCCAAGTGGCAGCGGTCGGCGGTGCGCACCTCCTTCTAGACCCACTCGGCCCACGACGGGCCAATGTGGTGTCGATCTTCGCCGCCCATTGCTCCCTCCTCCCCTGCTCCATGATCCGCTCCGCCTGTGCTGCAGCGAGCTTCATCGTCTGGCGTGGCGCCGACACTTCCTCGTCACGCTTCTGAGTTCTGATGACCGCGTTCACGTGTCCTTGCCGTGGAGCTGCATTGCATCCTGTGCAGTTGCCAGAGGCCCTCCCCATGGCTAGGCATCGACGACTCGCTTGGTCCGGCGTCGTGCACCAGGAAGTTCACCTCCTCTTCGTCCTTCTCCTTTTCCAGCAGTCCCCAAGCCATAGCCACGATTGCCGCCTCTGCCACACGGTCCTCCTCCGCTGCATTGTCATCGATGTCGCACAAGgagatggaggaggcagcagcgcaCGAGAAGACCGACTGCGCCCCCCTCCGCTGCATTGGTGTGCTGAAGATCATGCACGACGATGTTAGCGTCCTTGTGCGCCACCGCCTTCAACATTTCCATGGCCACCTTGTGGTGAATCTCACGCACGGTCACGCGACAGCCTCCTTTGCCACCGCCCCCTTCGCCGCGACGCTATGAATCTGGCGCACCGTGACTTGGGTGCCCTCTTGCGTCGCCCGCCTCAACCCCTCCTCTACAGCCTGCTAAGCCACCGCGCCTTCGCGCTCAAAGCCGGCCACCTTGTCCTCCGTGTACGGCTGAATTAGATATATGTCCCGCAGGTCGTCATCCTTGTCATAGGCCTGCGGGAGCGATCGAGGCACATCTTCTTGGGCGATCTTAAGGCGAGGCATAGATGATTTTGGTGTTTGCTGTCGACTGGGTGGTGCTCCTCGCCGCGCCGAGGGCATTTTTATAGACCACAACCTAGGCGGGAAACTGCTGGCCAGGCGCGTGCGCGGGAAAGATGAGCCAACGAGGGTGGGAACCCCATGTCGGGCCCCTTCGCGCGATTGCTGAACGGGCGCGCCTCGCGCCACGTTGGATGGAAGCCCCTCAGGCCCGCTTTGGTAGCAGCTGAAGTGATGAGTGGTCACCGTAATTAATGACCTAGCGATGCGTGCCAGAAATTAATGGATCCACTGTCCACCTACCTTCGCTTATATACGACCAAGCAGTAAATGCGCACCATAG
This Lolium perenne isolate Kyuss_39 chromosome 1, Kyuss_2.0, whole genome shotgun sequence DNA region includes the following protein-coding sequences:
- the LOC127319091 gene encoding RING-H2 finger protein ATL10-like gives rise to the protein MGRPDSEAPAPSSVGTAGLGFDDHGGGPAAGGGSAFDTNVVIILAALFFALLFAIGLNSLARCALRYGSRGAAAAAAATGAGGASARRGSGSGGIKRRALRSLPVEVYGAGGGEDIDDVCAICLGEFVDGEKVRVLPRCGHGFHVRCVDAWLVSHGSCPTCRRPVIEGAPAKGGGGRSQRPAETDTIAVVIV